In Carassius carassius chromosome 7, fCarCar2.1, whole genome shotgun sequence, one genomic interval encodes:
- the LOC132143373 gene encoding NEDD4 family-interacting protein 2-like, with protein MKMDQAASRYQVLHNEDDPSEGASGTEPSTSSRAAVADIVDMEAPPPPYTSVALGATAAPESTFPGDFPVPPPYSVATSLPTYDEAEKAKAAAMAASAVEVIPRDDDFPVRDDFSDADQLRVGNDGIFMLAFFMAFLFNWIGFCLSFCLTNTIAGRYGAICGFGLSLIKWILIVRFSDYFNGYFNGQYWLWWIFLVLGLLLFFRGFVNYLKVRNMSESTVSSLRTRFFLLY; from the exons ATGAAAATGGACCAGGCGGCGAGCCGCTACCAAGTG TTGCACAATGAGGACGATCCCTCTGAAGGGGCCTCTGGCACAGAACCGTCCACATCCTCCCGGGCCGCTGTCGCAGACATCGTGGATATGGAAGCTCCGCCTCCTCCTTATACCAGCGTGGCGCTcggagcaacagctgcaccag AGAGCACATTTCCGGGGGACTTCCCCGTTCCTCCCCCATACAGCGTTGCCACGTCTCTGCCCACTTACGATGAGGCAGAGAAGGCCAAAGCGGCAGCCATGGCTGCTTCAGCGGTGGAGGTCATTCCACGA GATGATGATTTTCCGGTTCGGGATGACTTCAGTGACGCTGATCAGCTGAGGGTGGGAAACGATGGAATCTTTATGCTGGCCTTTTTCA TGGCCTTTCTGTTCAACTGGATTGGGTTCTGCTTGTCTTTCTGTTTGACCAACACCATTGCTGGCCGATATGGTGCCATCTGTGGCTTTGGCCTCTCTCTTATCAAATGGATCCTCATTGTGAGG TTTTCAGATTACTTTAATGGATACTTCAATGGGCAGTACTGGCTCTGGTGGATTTTCCTGGTTCTTG GactcctgctgttcttcagaggGTTCGTGAACTACCTGAAAGTGCGTAACATGTCAGAAAGCACGGTGTCTTCACTCCGAACCCGCTTCTTCCTCCTGTACTAG